Proteins from one Mesorhizobium sp. M9A.F.Ca.ET.002.03.1.2 genomic window:
- a CDS encoding extracellular solute-binding protein yields the protein MTWSHPRGYDPMVACSALWEQRTSVTIEWDKRSLQDFESFPVEELARAYDLIVIDHPHVGQITAENCLAPLDVAGREAERAALAAGSVGRSYPSYNWPSYKGQGRQWAFPIDTASQVQAWRPDMLSAAPANWADVLDLARRGRVLLPLRPPHSLMVFYTLAGNLGRPAVEEPGAHIDPDMGSRVFEMMREIAALVDPACLGMDPIDVLEEMAGSSSRIACAPLIYGYVSYAIAGFRTNRLAFADIPVAGNAGPIGSALGGTGIAVSAFSKAKQAAIDFAYWIASGEVQRGPYASAGGQPGHAAAWGDAAVNAAAGNFYKDTRATLEGAWVRPRHDGYMAFQQAASDRINLGLAEKHDASRVVADLNRLFLESLPKRVSGAAGGGA from the coding sequence ATGACCTGGAGCCATCCGCGCGGCTATGACCCAATGGTCGCCTGTTCGGCGCTGTGGGAGCAGCGGACCAGCGTCACTATTGAATGGGACAAGCGCTCGCTGCAGGATTTCGAATCCTTCCCGGTCGAGGAACTGGCCCGCGCCTACGACCTGATCGTCATCGACCATCCGCATGTCGGCCAGATCACCGCCGAGAACTGCCTGGCGCCGCTCGATGTCGCGGGCCGGGAAGCGGAACGCGCGGCACTGGCGGCGGGCAGCGTCGGCCGGTCCTATCCGAGCTACAATTGGCCAAGCTACAAGGGGCAAGGCCGGCAGTGGGCGTTTCCGATCGACACGGCGAGCCAGGTGCAGGCGTGGCGGCCGGACATGCTTTCCGCTGCACCGGCGAACTGGGCCGATGTGCTCGACCTGGCGCGGCGAGGCCGCGTGCTGTTGCCGCTCAGGCCGCCGCATTCGCTGATGGTGTTCTACACGCTTGCCGGCAATCTCGGCCGGCCCGCTGTCGAAGAGCCTGGCGCCCACATAGACCCTGACATGGGCAGTCGCGTTTTCGAAATGATGCGCGAGATCGCGGCTCTCGTCGATCCGGCCTGCCTTGGCATGGACCCGATCGATGTGCTGGAGGAGATGGCCGGGTCCAGCTCACGGATTGCCTGCGCGCCGCTGATCTATGGCTATGTCTCCTATGCCATTGCCGGATTCCGGACCAACCGCCTTGCCTTCGCGGATATTCCGGTCGCCGGCAATGCCGGTCCGATCGGCTCGGCGCTCGGCGGAACCGGCATTGCCGTGTCGGCCTTTTCGAAGGCCAAGCAGGCGGCCATCGACTTTGCCTATTGGATCGCCAGCGGCGAGGTGCAGCGCGGCCCCTATGCTTCGGCCGGCGGCCAACCCGGCCACGCCGCGGCCTGGGGCGATGCCGCCGTCAACGCAGCCGCCGGCAATTTCTACAAGGACACGCGCGCCACGCTCGAGGGCGCCTGGGTCAGGCCGCGCCATGACGGCTATATGGCCTTCCAGCAGGCCGCCTCCGATCGCATCAATCTCGGCCTGGCCGAAAAGCACGATGCCAGTCGCGTCGTCGCCGATCTCAATCGCCTGTTTCTGGAGAGTCTCCCGAAGCGGGTGTCCGGCGCTGCCGGCGGAGGAGCCTGA
- a CDS encoding CaiB/BaiF CoA-transferase family protein, with the protein MAATAELPLSGLVVVDMSQFLSGPYCSLRLLDLGARVIKIERPDGGDLSRRLYLSDTEIGGDSTIFHAINRAKESLAIDLKDEADLAALRGLLAKADVLIQNFRPGVIERLGLDYEAVRKINPRLVYASISGYGEDGPWVKRPGQDLLAQARSGVMWLNGDEDQGPVPFGLAIADMLAGSAAAQGILAALVRRGVTGTGSHVETSLLEALVDFQFEVLTTHLNDGRRLPRRSAFRSAHAYLSAPYGVYPAKDGYLAIAMTPIPKLADLLELEQLAPYRDQPGTWFSARDEIKAIIAQKIATKTVDEWLAILEPADIWCAKVLSWPEMMASEGFQELDMLQTVTREDNVSILTTRSPLRVDGIRAKVERAAPRIGEHSAKIRKEFGL; encoded by the coding sequence ATGGCCGCCACTGCCGAATTGCCGCTGAGCGGGCTGGTCGTCGTCGACATGAGCCAGTTCCTGTCCGGGCCCTACTGCTCGCTGCGACTGCTCGACCTCGGCGCCCGCGTCATCAAGATCGAGCGGCCGGACGGCGGTGACCTGTCGCGCCGGCTTTATCTCAGCGACACCGAGATCGGCGGCGATTCCACCATCTTCCATGCCATCAACCGCGCCAAGGAAAGTCTCGCCATCGATCTCAAGGACGAGGCCGACCTCGCAGCGCTGCGCGGCCTGCTGGCCAAGGCCGACGTGCTGATCCAGAATTTCCGGCCCGGCGTCATCGAGCGCCTGGGCCTCGACTACGAGGCGGTGCGCAAGATCAATCCGCGCCTGGTCTACGCCTCGATCAGCGGCTATGGCGAGGACGGCCCGTGGGTCAAGCGGCCCGGGCAGGATCTGCTGGCGCAAGCCCGTTCCGGCGTGATGTGGCTGAACGGCGACGAGGACCAAGGCCCCGTCCCCTTCGGCCTGGCGATCGCCGACATGCTGGCGGGCTCCGCCGCCGCGCAAGGGATCCTTGCCGCGCTGGTGCGGCGCGGCGTGACGGGCACCGGCAGCCATGTCGAAACCAGCCTGCTCGAAGCGCTGGTCGACTTCCAGTTCGAGGTGCTGACCACGCATCTCAACGACGGACGTCGCCTGCCGCGGCGATCGGCCTTTCGCAGCGCTCATGCCTATCTGTCGGCGCCTTACGGCGTCTATCCGGCCAAGGATGGCTATCTGGCGATCGCCATGACGCCGATCCCGAAGCTCGCCGACCTCCTGGAACTTGAACAGCTTGCGCCCTATCGCGACCAGCCGGGGACATGGTTCAGCGCCCGCGACGAGATCAAGGCGATCATCGCGCAAAAAATCGCGACGAAGACGGTCGACGAATGGCTTGCCATCCTCGAGCCGGCCGACATCTGGTGCGCCAAGGTGCTGAGCTGGCCGGAGATGATGGCCAGCGAGGGCTTCCAGGAGCTCGACATGCTGCAGACGGTGACGCGCGAGGATAATGTTTCGATCCTCACCACGCGCTCGCCGCTCCGGGTCGATGGCATCCGCGCCAAGGTGGAGCGGGCCGCGCCGCGCATCGGCGAGCACAGCGCAAAGATCCGCAAGGAATTCGGGCTGTGA
- a CDS encoding MaoC family dehydratase, giving the protein MTGFAPTVGVASTHPADMPKDHADLPVWNAENWFYEDWPVGQKIRSLRRTMAEGDSHLFNALVLDIHPYVQDQMFAETEGIFGRRLVAGAFVFSAGLGLVATNCVNAFSYGYDKLRFIKPVFIGDTIYSIRSNLDKKPRYKEMGLIRASYEVFKGEGELVLYCEHLQTVKYRNPADFAGKTEK; this is encoded by the coding sequence ATGACAGGTTTCGCGCCGACCGTGGGCGTGGCTTCGACGCACCCCGCCGACATGCCGAAGGATCACGCCGATCTTCCCGTCTGGAACGCGGAGAACTGGTTCTACGAGGACTGGCCGGTCGGCCAGAAAATCCGCTCGCTGCGCAGGACCATGGCCGAGGGCGACAGCCACCTGTTCAACGCGCTGGTGCTCGATATCCATCCTTACGTGCAGGACCAGATGTTCGCCGAAACGGAAGGCATCTTCGGCAGGCGGCTGGTCGCCGGCGCCTTCGTGTTCTCGGCCGGGCTCGGCCTCGTCGCCACCAATTGCGTCAACGCCTTTTCCTATGGCTACGACAAATTACGCTTCATCAAGCCGGTGTTCATCGGCGACACGATCTATTCGATCCGCTCCAACCTCGACAAGAAACCCCGATACAAGGAGATGGGGCTGATCCGCGCCAGCTATGAAGTCTTCAAGGGTGAAGGAGAGCTTGTGCTTTATTGCGAGCACCTGCAGACGGTGAAATACCGCAATCCGGCCGATTTCGCCGGCAAGACGGAGAAATAG
- a CDS encoding lactonase family protein gives MQNACLVFVGSLNREAPYFQGARGVGLGVYSFDEETLETRKLTETGDVDNPTFLSVTPDGSHIYANSEVFTWREGVVSAYRFDRQTAALSYINKQPSLGSITAHNTITRDGTKLLVANYGMGEGGPDRSVVVYGLREDGGLTAPLSSVAHAGTGPDAARQERPHAHSVTETIAGGVAIVADLGIDRLVSYRIGPDGSLTRLAASALAPGAGPRHVALHPGGRFVFVMNELDSTVVSLALDDTSGKLTVIDTKPAVPAAARDGNHCADIQISPDGRFLYGSNRGHDSVAVFSVDQQTGTLALVDYTPCGGATPRNLALTPSGGHLFSANQNADRISIFTRDAATGRLTDTGRSIDVGTPMCVKIVR, from the coding sequence ATGCAGAATGCTTGTCTGGTCTTCGTCGGCAGCTTGAACCGTGAGGCGCCTTATTTTCAGGGCGCGCGCGGCGTCGGGCTGGGCGTCTACAGTTTCGACGAAGAGACGCTGGAGACGAGGAAACTGACCGAGACGGGTGACGTCGACAATCCGACCTTCCTGTCGGTGACGCCGGACGGCTCCCACATCTATGCCAACTCCGAAGTGTTCACCTGGCGCGAGGGCGTCGTCTCGGCCTATCGTTTCGACAGGCAAACCGCCGCGCTTTCCTACATCAACAAGCAGCCGAGCCTCGGCAGCATCACGGCGCACAATACGATCACGCGCGACGGAACGAAGCTGCTGGTGGCCAATTATGGCATGGGCGAAGGCGGTCCCGATCGCTCGGTCGTCGTCTATGGGCTGCGTGAGGATGGCGGCCTGACCGCACCGCTGTCGAGCGTCGCCCATGCCGGTACTGGCCCCGATGCTGCCCGCCAGGAGCGACCCCATGCCCACAGCGTCACCGAGACGATTGCCGGCGGCGTGGCGATCGTCGCCGATCTCGGCATCGATCGGCTTGTCTCGTACCGCATCGGGCCTGACGGCAGCCTGACAAGGCTGGCCGCGTCGGCGCTTGCGCCCGGAGCAGGCCCACGCCACGTTGCGCTGCATCCGGGCGGGCGCTTCGTGTTCGTCATGAACGAACTGGATTCGACGGTCGTCTCGCTTGCGCTCGACGATACGTCAGGGAAACTCACCGTCATCGACACCAAGCCGGCCGTGCCGGCCGCGGCGCGCGATGGCAATCATTGCGCCGACATTCAGATCTCGCCCGACGGCCGCTTCCTCTATGGTTCCAACCGCGGCCATGACAGTGTCGCGGTGTTTTCGGTCGACCAGCAGACAGGTACGCTCGCGCTCGTCGACTACACGCCGTGTGGCGGCGCCACGCCGCGCAACCTGGCACTGACGCCCTCCGGCGGCCACCTCTTCTCGGCCAACCAGAATGCCGACCGCATCTCGATTTTCACGCGCGACGCCGCGACGGGCCGGCTGACCGACACCGGACGGTCTATCGACGTCGGCACGCCGATGTGCGTCAAGATCGTGCGTTGA
- a CDS encoding HlyD family type I secretion periplasmic adaptor subunit has product MLVRAALAAAATALFVLILVGLVRRRSRASRASCRDLKRRTRPARMLGYFSAMFFVGGTVAWANMALLASAVVAPGIVSPESYRKTVQHLEGGIIRTIHVREGHKVTAGQVLISMKTTDAQGRYDELHERYIRMLAIEARLGAELAGEDQIIFPRELTSADNEAAQKVAAEEQGLLRSRLATREGREQILQKRIRQIEEQIQGSREVIAAQAEQLGLIDREIASAQEMYKQGLERLPRILALQRAQADIRANQASNRSQVARNEQQIGETELQLLNLRQQDGETANEDLGKVRGELAELRSQMPSRQDVLARTAILAPIAGTVMNVRVTTESGVISSGQPLLDIVPDEPNLVIDSRIKPTDIDMVHPDMPARVVLSAYPSRHLPQINGLLTSVSADRLTDERTGEPYFLAKVKVDAAELGKLHEVRLSPGMPAEVMILTGEHTLFDYVLAPVRDSLNRGFREN; this is encoded by the coding sequence ATGCTGGTGCGCGCCGCGCTGGCGGCAGCCGCCACGGCCCTGTTCGTGCTTATCCTTGTCGGGCTTGTCCGGCGGCGGTCGCGCGCGTCTCGCGCGAGCTGCCGTGACCTGAAACGCCGGACGCGGCCAGCGCGCATGCTCGGCTACTTTTCCGCCATGTTCTTTGTCGGCGGTACCGTGGCCTGGGCAAATATGGCCCTCCTGGCAAGCGCCGTCGTGGCCCCCGGCATTGTCAGCCCCGAAAGTTACCGGAAGACCGTTCAGCATCTGGAAGGCGGTATCATCAGGACAATCCATGTCCGGGAAGGCCACAAGGTCACCGCCGGCCAGGTTCTGATAAGCATGAAGACGACCGACGCACAGGGCCGCTACGACGAGCTGCATGAGCGCTACATTCGCATGCTGGCGATCGAAGCACGCCTGGGTGCGGAGCTTGCCGGAGAAGATCAGATCATTTTTCCCAGAGAATTGACATCGGCTGACAACGAGGCCGCGCAGAAAGTGGCCGCCGAAGAGCAGGGACTGCTGCGCAGCCGCCTTGCAACCCGCGAGGGCCGCGAGCAGATCCTCCAAAAGCGCATCCGGCAGATAGAGGAGCAAATCCAAGGGTCCAGGGAAGTGATCGCAGCCCAAGCCGAACAACTGGGGCTGATCGACCGCGAGATCGCTTCGGCGCAGGAGATGTACAAACAGGGACTGGAGCGCCTGCCGCGGATCCTGGCGCTGCAGCGCGCCCAGGCCGACATCCGGGCAAACCAGGCATCGAACCGGTCGCAGGTTGCGCGCAACGAACAGCAGATTGGCGAGACCGAGCTGCAGCTTCTCAATCTGCGACAGCAGGATGGTGAGACGGCAAACGAGGATCTTGGCAAGGTGCGCGGCGAGCTGGCCGAACTGCGCAGCCAGATGCCCTCGCGTCAGGATGTGCTGGCCAGGACCGCGATACTCGCGCCGATTGCAGGAACGGTGATGAACGTGCGTGTCACCACCGAATCCGGTGTGATTTCCAGCGGCCAGCCCCTTCTCGATATCGTTCCGGACGAACCTAACCTGGTCATCGATTCACGGATCAAGCCGACTGACATCGACATGGTGCACCCTGATATGCCGGCACGCGTGGTGCTGTCCGCCTACCCCAGCCGGCATCTTCCGCAAATCAACGGCTTGCTCACATCCGTATCGGCCGACCGGCTCACCGACGAGAGGACCGGAGAACCCTATTTCCTCGCCAAGGTGAAAGTCGATGCCGCCGAGCTGGGAAAACTCCATGAGGTTCGATTGTCGCCGGGCATGCCCGCGGAAGTCATGATACTGACCGGCGAGCATACGCTGTTCGACTATGTGCTCGCGCCGGTTCGCGACTCGCTCAATCGCGGATTCAGGGAGAATTAG
- a CDS encoding type I secretion system permease/ATPase, with amino-acid sequence MHLARRQAPALLIFSLLANLLMLASAVYMLQIYDRVLSSGSIDTLMWLTLAVIGAIAVYGLLEQARRMILGHISQWLDDQLSVPVIERAMEARLAGGSSLEAGLKDVADLRGFVAGDGVLTFLDAPWTPVFLAFIWLLHPVLGMVGIAGAIVLFCGALANDFLTRRKSQEAAAGLRRNQVAAGQYIDGAETLRSLGMSEPALQRWEEKQQSFMTIQAQILGRTTMIGNLSRSLRMALQVAVLGLGAYFVLRGELTAGSMIAASILLSRALAPIERSIGAWRSLVAARTARRNLMRLFADTGSRQSGGVTLPRPQGRLKFEDVYYYAPGTQQALMNKVSFNVVAGETCGVIGPSGSGKTTLCRLMVGTLRPSLGHVRLDEAEVANWPCDQLGMHIGYLPQQVELFPGTIAENIARLRDVDSAAVIAAAQAAGIHEMILRMPNGYQTEVGSHGARISRGQRQRIALARALFGNPSLVVLDEPNTGLDGDGEMALFNVLRHLKARGCTVVLVSHQTNLLRTADHVVLIHDGAVKMFGTRGEVLGALAGQRIAVPAQGPDKIAANAPATRKAAE; translated from the coding sequence ATGCATCTGGCGCGGCGCCAGGCGCCCGCCCTGCTCATTTTCAGCCTGCTTGCCAACCTGCTGATGCTCGCCAGCGCAGTTTACATGCTGCAGATCTACGACAGGGTCCTGTCGAGCGGGTCGATCGACACGCTGATGTGGCTCACCCTGGCGGTGATCGGCGCGATCGCCGTCTACGGCCTGCTGGAGCAAGCCCGCCGGATGATCCTCGGCCATATCAGCCAATGGCTCGACGACCAGCTGAGTGTCCCGGTGATCGAGCGAGCCATGGAGGCTCGCCTCGCGGGCGGCAGCAGCCTCGAGGCCGGCCTGAAGGATGTGGCGGACCTGCGCGGCTTCGTTGCCGGTGACGGTGTGCTGACCTTTCTCGATGCACCGTGGACGCCCGTCTTCCTGGCGTTCATATGGCTTCTGCACCCAGTATTGGGCATGGTCGGTATTGCCGGAGCGATCGTTTTGTTCTGTGGCGCGCTCGCCAATGATTTCCTCACCCGCCGCAAGAGCCAGGAGGCGGCGGCAGGGCTGCGCCGTAACCAGGTCGCGGCCGGCCAATACATCGATGGCGCCGAGACGCTGCGCTCGCTCGGCATGTCGGAGCCAGCGCTGCAGCGCTGGGAAGAAAAGCAGCAGTCGTTCATGACCATCCAGGCGCAGATTCTCGGTCGCACGACCATGATCGGCAACCTGTCGCGCTCGCTCCGCATGGCCCTGCAGGTGGCCGTGCTGGGGCTTGGCGCCTACTTTGTCCTGCGTGGTGAACTGACGGCCGGATCGATGATCGCGGCATCGATCCTGCTGAGCCGCGCGCTCGCGCCGATAGAACGCTCGATCGGAGCCTGGCGCAGCCTGGTTGCCGCTCGCACTGCGCGTCGCAACCTCATGCGCCTGTTTGCGGACACCGGGTCCAGGCAAAGCGGTGGCGTAACCTTGCCGCGCCCGCAAGGGCGGCTGAAGTTCGAGGACGTGTACTATTATGCGCCGGGTACACAGCAGGCGCTGATGAACAAAGTATCCTTCAACGTCGTGGCCGGCGAGACCTGTGGCGTGATCGGTCCGTCGGGCTCCGGCAAAACCACGCTCTGCCGCCTCATGGTGGGGACGCTGCGCCCGTCGCTCGGCCATGTAAGGCTGGACGAAGCGGAGGTCGCCAATTGGCCTTGCGACCAGTTGGGGATGCACATCGGCTATCTGCCGCAGCAGGTCGAGCTGTTTCCCGGGACGATAGCCGAGAACATTGCGCGCCTGCGCGATGTAGACAGTGCCGCAGTCATCGCCGCGGCGCAGGCGGCGGGTATCCACGAGATGATATTGCGGATGCCGAACGGTTATCAAACCGAGGTGGGGTCGCACGGGGCACGAATCTCGCGTGGCCAACGTCAGCGCATCGCCCTCGCCCGGGCCCTGTTCGGCAATCCCTCGCTTGTCGTGCTCGACGAACCGAACACCGGCCTCGACGGCGACGGTGAAATGGCACTGTTCAATGTGCTTCGGCATTTGAAGGCACGAGGCTGCACCGTCGTTCTCGTCAGCCACCAGACGAACCTTTTGCGCACGGCGGACCATGTTGTTCTCATACACGATGGCGCCGTCAAGATGTTCGGCACGCGCGGCGAGGTGCTGGGCGCGCTGGCCGGTCAACGCATCGCGGTGCCGGCACAGGGCCCGGACAAGATCGCCGCCAATGCGCCGGCAACGCGAAAGGCAGCGGAGTGA
- a CDS encoding DUF5801 repeats-in-toxin domain-containing protein has protein sequence MAITFILNDEAVNDQTTGLQTGDNIDDAFTDTDVAYSSLPASFRTYLETTLGLSSAFPTSVGVATKTNSVTVNATAGSQLVGTTFTDGSGGTLDGDDSGLNTVDGKDILLFADGNDTVVGKYDSDGNGSADAIAFVIFKQDVINVGATSDQVTFNIVTYVPVFHGDSTNPDDAVDLGNTLKLAASEELNFAFAGAPSGSNLFMTFGDPNSTQIVVIGEDPLNQSEGGNITTKDVLNISQAGSTTSFGVNGNQINPDEGAFITYVTGANTNFLVPNLDQNEADVEANIDFTNVVNATAASFTVNQTNPGVGPVTVKISAFSTAAEPGAGFVDGLTNDTHVAITSFSITDFVVKTGNTQFTPAASIDADGNLIITGLSTGDKVQWTTSGTHDRVLIENISNADGVTGNDNNTFDIGGFGIVTSSGASTFVGQQIVIEDDGPTAAIVQGAPTVAHDETAGNQADADDTTAAGVISLFAGVSNVSTDLSPTGYAQDASPVVSSTGSSTGTDGGTIAFSLDVSAAGVDSGLDTTGGTSIFLFKEGDLVVGRIGSAAGAAAFAVAIDSTSGVVSVAQYASIHHPTPGASHDEAVNITDSALLAKVTVTDGDGDTATSSTGIGDAVQFQDDGPTAAIVQGAATVAHDETAGVDADADDTTAAAVVALFAGVANKSADLSPAGYAQDASPVVSSTGSSFGADQEGGTTAFSLAVSAAGVDSGLDTTAGTSIFLFKEGNLVVGRIGSAAGAAAFAVAIDSATGVVSVAQYASLKHPDATNPDDSVSITDGALLAVATVTDGDGDTATASTGIGDAVQFQDDGPAIGPVADGLVDFAAGSTVTKTLSGVVGADDPATYSITSSPATLTILDGTSSQVTLLRDLTNSNTVATYYKDVDGSGTHTAGDIDFFKLTLSGGNYTFDVLQNPPPAEVNFGFAGAPSGSNLFMTFGDPNSTQIVVIGEDPLNQSEGGNITTKDVLNISQAGSTTSFGVNGNQINPDEGAFITYVTGANTNFLVPNLDQNEADVEANIDFTNVVNATAASFTVNQTNPGVGPVTVKISAFSTAAEPGAGFVDGLTNDTHVAITSFSITDFVVKTGNTQFTPAASIDADGNLIITGLSTGDKVQWTTSGTHDRVLIENISNADGIAGNDNNTFDIGGFGLAQTQPAPDEKLDFTVQIADADGDTASDSFSIGIDGTGIFDDGLVDGVVIA, from the coding sequence ATGGCAATCACCTTCATTCTCAACGACGAGGCCGTCAACGACCAGACGACCGGGCTGCAAACCGGCGACAATATCGACGACGCCTTTACGGACACCGATGTTGCGTACTCCTCGCTGCCGGCTTCGTTCCGGACCTATCTCGAGACGACTCTCGGGTTGAGCTCCGCGTTCCCGACCAGCGTCGGCGTCGCGACCAAGACGAATTCGGTCACTGTCAACGCCACCGCCGGCTCCCAGCTCGTCGGCACTACGTTCACCGACGGCAGCGGCGGCACCCTTGACGGCGATGATAGCGGGCTCAACACCGTCGACGGCAAGGATATCCTGCTCTTCGCCGATGGAAACGACACCGTGGTCGGCAAATATGACAGCGATGGCAACGGCAGTGCCGACGCGATCGCCTTCGTCATCTTCAAGCAGGACGTGATCAACGTCGGCGCGACCAGCGACCAGGTGACCTTCAACATCGTCACCTACGTTCCGGTCTTCCATGGCGACAGCACCAACCCGGATGACGCGGTCGATCTCGGCAACACCCTCAAGCTCGCGGCGAGCGAGGAGCTCAACTTCGCCTTCGCCGGGGCACCCTCCGGCAGCAACCTGTTCATGACCTTCGGCGATCCAAACTCCACCCAGATCGTGGTGATCGGGGAAGACCCATTGAATCAATCCGAGGGCGGAAACATTACAACCAAGGATGTGCTCAATATCAGCCAGGCCGGCAGCACCACCTCGTTCGGCGTCAACGGCAACCAGATCAACCCCGATGAGGGCGCGTTCATCACCTACGTCACGGGCGCGAACACGAACTTCCTGGTGCCAAATCTGGACCAGAACGAGGCCGACGTCGAAGCCAACATCGACTTCACGAACGTCGTCAATGCGACCGCGGCGTCCTTCACCGTGAACCAGACCAATCCGGGCGTCGGACCTGTCACCGTCAAGATCTCGGCCTTCAGCACCGCCGCGGAACCGGGGGCGGGTTTCGTCGACGGGCTCACCAACGACACGCACGTCGCCATCACGTCGTTCTCGATCACCGACTTCGTCGTCAAGACAGGCAATACGCAATTTACTCCGGCCGCCTCGATCGACGCCGACGGCAACTTGATAATCACCGGCCTGAGCACCGGCGACAAGGTGCAGTGGACGACGAGTGGAACCCACGACCGCGTGCTGATCGAAAACATCAGCAACGCGGATGGCGTTACCGGCAACGACAACAACACCTTCGACATCGGCGGCTTCGGCATCGTGACATCCAGCGGCGCCTCGACGTTCGTCGGCCAGCAGATCGTCATTGAGGACGACGGACCGACGGCGGCGATCGTCCAGGGCGCTCCGACGGTGGCGCATGACGAGACCGCGGGCAACCAGGCCGATGCTGACGACACCACTGCCGCAGGAGTCATCAGCCTTTTCGCGGGCGTCAGCAATGTCAGCACCGATCTGAGCCCGACCGGGTACGCACAGGACGCGAGCCCGGTGGTGAGCTCAACCGGCAGTTCTACGGGTACAGACGGGGGCACGATTGCGTTCTCGCTGGATGTGTCCGCCGCAGGGGTGGATTCCGGCCTCGACACGACCGGCGGCACCAGCATCTTCCTGTTCAAGGAAGGCGACCTGGTGGTCGGCCGCATAGGCTCAGCCGCGGGCGCGGCGGCGTTTGCCGTCGCGATCGACAGCACGAGCGGGGTCGTGAGCGTGGCGCAGTATGCTTCGATCCATCATCCGACCCCCGGTGCCAGCCACGATGAGGCGGTGAATATCACCGACAGCGCGTTGCTGGCGAAGGTCACGGTCACCGACGGCGACGGCGATACCGCGACCAGTTCGACCGGTATTGGCGATGCCGTGCAGTTCCAGGACGACGGGCCGACAGCGGCGATCGTGCAGGGCGCCGCGACGGTGGCGCATGACGAGACCGCAGGCGTCGACGCCGATGCCGACGACACCACGGCGGCAGCGGTTGTCGCGCTGTTCGCCGGGGTCGCCAATAAAAGTGCCGACCTGAGCCCCGCCGGTTACGCGCAGGACGCAAGCCCGGTCGTGAGCTCGACGGGAAGCTCGTTCGGCGCGGACCAGGAGGGCGGGACGACGGCGTTCTCGCTGGCTGTGTCCGCCGCAGGGGTGGATTCCGGCCTCGACACGACCGCCGGCACCAGCATCTTCCTGTTCAAGGAAGGCAACCTGGTGGTCGGCCGCATCGGCTCAGCCGCGGGAGCGGCGGCGTTCGCCGTCGCAATCGACAGCGCGACCGGGGTCGTGAGCGTGGCGCAGTACGCCTCGCTGAAGCACCCGGACGCCACCAATCCCGATGATTCGGTGTCGATCACCGACGGCGCGTTGCTGGCGGTGGCGACGGTCACCGACGGTGACGGCGACACAGCGACGGCCTCGACCGGCATCGGCGATGCCGTGCAGTTCCAGGACGACGGGCCGGCCATCGGACCCGTCGCCGATGGGCTGGTGGACTTCGCCGCGGGCAGCACCGTGACCAAGACGCTCAGCGGGGTGGTCGGGGCGGATGACCCGGCAACCTATAGCATCACGAGCTCGCCGGCGACCCTGACGATATTGGACGGCACGTCCTCGCAGGTAACGCTGCTCAGGGACCTTACGAACAGCAACACTGTCGCTACCTACTACAAGGATGTTGATGGCAGCGGCACACACACCGCCGGAGACATCGATTTCTTCAAGCTGACCCTGTCGGGCGGCAACTATACCTTCGATGTCCTCCAGAATCCTCCGCCCGCGGAGGTGAATTTCGGTTTCGCTGGGGCACCCTCCGGCAGCAACCTGTTCATGACCTTCGGCGATCCAAACTCCACCCAGATCGTGGTGATCGGGGAAGACCCATTGAATCAATCCGAGGGCGGAAACATTACAACCAAGGATGTGCTCAATATCAGCCAGGCCGGCAGCACCACCTCGTTCGGCGTCAACGGCAACCAGATCAACCCCGATGAGGGCGCGTTCATCACCTACGTCACGGGCGCGAACACGAACTTCCTGGTGCCAAATCTGGACCAGAACGAGGCCGACGTCGAAGCCAACATCGACTTCACGAACGTCGTCAATGCGACCGCGGCGTCCTTCACCGTGAACCAGACCAATCCGGGCGTCGGACCTGTCACCGTCAAGATCTCGGCCTTCAGCACCGCCGCGGAACCGGGGGCGGGTTTCGTCGACGGGCTTACCAACGACACGCACGTCGCCATCACGTCGTTCTCGATCACCGACTTCGTCGTCAAGACAGGCAATACGCAATTTACTCCGGCCGCCTCGATCGACGCCGACGGCAACTTGATAATCACCGGCCTGAGCACCGGTGACAAGGTGCAGTGGACGACGAGTGGAACCCACGACCGCGTGCTGATCGAAAACATCAGCAACGCGGACGGTATTGCCGGCAACGACAACAACACCTTCGACATCGGCGGCTTTGGCCTTGCCCAGACGCAGCCAGCGCCCGACGAGAAGCTCGACTTCACCGTGCAGATCGCCGATGCAGACGGCGACACGGCGAGCGACAGCTTCTCCATTGGCATCGACGGGACCGGCATCTTCGACGACGGCCTCGTAGACGGCGTCGTCATAGCCTGA